TGGCTAAGAAAAATATGTGGAGGTTCTTCCATCCTTCTTATGAATCCAAATACATAAAagcattattaaaatatatattgctgttattaACCACAACTAACAAAGTGGATGATGAACATttgattaataattatttaacaCATAAAGAAATGAATCATGAAGTATTAGAAAATTTCTTCATCCAAAATCGAAAGAAAGCAGTAAACAATATCATCttgttaaaataaagaaatcattgGAATAAATGCATTGGTctagaaacatttaaaatgaaattcaaagtcATTGTCCATATCTAACATACTTCAAGTAGcagtgtctcaaaaaaaaaaaaaatggtgagacTAAACAGTGGCAGCCCTTGAATGGctacaaaatacatttgattcAATTTGGACACATCCAGACCTTTCCTGACCTCTTCGATGCCATGCAGGAATGCAGTATAGTGCCCAAGGTCCCTTAGGAACTCTCGGCGCTCCGTCATTGTCTTTACTTTTAGGAAATTGGAAAATATAGGCTGAAGTGGTCTGGTTTTTTCATTTGTACTTCATTTTTTGCTAACCAGCGCTTATATCTTTATTCTTCACTTATGCATTACATCAAGTCACTTCTGTACAAAGGAAGTGGCTCTGTGGTCCTTTGTAGATTAAGCTTGAGACCTTTTTGATCGGATTCATTCATATCTCTAAGTTATCTGAAatccattttctattttctacaTGCGTAGTCTTGGAATAGaaaaatttcccctttttccttgttattttttttttttagtacttctTCGCCCCTACCCAATCCCCGACCCTTCACCAGCCAATATCCTTTCCCTACTTTAatctttcccctttcctttctccttcgTTTCCTTTGCTCAGCTCGTAAAAATTTTCTCCTTTCCCCCACATTCTTTCCTACTTTGTGTCTCCTGGAGCAAGAAACTAAATCAGATTATTTCCCTTAAAATACCATGATTACCTATGCAAAAACTAAGTCTCTCCTTCTGTTATTAACTGTGATGATCTGTGCAATACGCTTTTTGGTCATTCAGTGGCACAACCACTTCGGTTCCGCAAATCCAACCCTGTAGTATCTTATACTAATCGTGAAGAGTCACAAACCCAGATTAAGATGTTAAGCATGTTCAGTCATTATATTAGCATGAAGATGTTTGACACTGAGACAGTTTCCCATTCATACTAGCGCCCCTAAAAACGACGACTAATGAATCATTATTGTACGGAAAAGAAAgccggaaactttttttttattcataacgaAAGAGTTTAGTACATCGCTAGGTGTACACAGGCAAAACTGACCATTATTGAATTCTTATTTAGTGCAATGGAAAATTTGGtgccttttgtaactttttcaatATTGTTTGGTTTCtattacaaataaagaaagatgaaatgCAAAGAGTGTGTAGAGTAATTTACTATGGCTATGTATACAATTTCCTCAGTACGAGAAATTAATGAGAGATATACCCAGTTTATAAGTGCATGTCTATAATTTTACATCTCAAAGAGTATAGATAATTCATTCTACAAGCCTTTGAACATTTTTGAGCATGAAAAATAGGTtgcttgtgtaaaaaaaaaaaaaagttaaactaatTAAGATAAGTTTAATGCCTAACTTGGCTTATTTGCTGTAGACTTCCCTGATCATATACCCAACTCATCCCAATCTTACTTTTCTGCATTGTTACGGAGAATACTCATAAAACAAATGACTTTCCTCATACTTAGCCTATCCGGTTTTAATATATGCTAAGTTTTTTTAAGGCTTTGGTTAAACGTCCTTTTTATAAATCAGACATAGAGACAGCTGAAGCTCGGTTATTTGCGTTGTTCTGTGCCCTACTCTACTgttctccatttttcttcaagTGGAGAGGCATATGCAGGCTGAGAGGCTGGCTCAATGCTTTTGCAACGCCACAGAATGAACTCGTTATGGTCAGTTTTCCTTCTTCCAGGCTCCTTTTAACAAGGCAGTAAGTTAACATCCAGGGAAAGTTTGGATCCTGAAACAAATCTAAGGACATCTCAAATAGACATATATTACCCACAGCtcagttttcatttctcttagcGAAAGCTCCCAGAGTCAGTCAAGGCTTGACTATATTGGGCACTGCGTTTCAATGCTTCAAGtgcttttttttaatgcatactcaataataaaaaaagaaacttgggaATGCTAAATAGTTTATTTCCCCTTATACCATGGGTAAATATACTACCGTAAAATCCACAGCCTattcttgatgagagagagaagtaaaaacagTTAATCTTCTTTTTAAGGTCTGATCTCAAGGGAGTTCCTCtgtgagaaaaacaaaatgtacattttatgtgctaataacaaataaatactcacatacacacacacacacacccatatacctAAACATAACCCAGAATTAACGGTTTTGTCCAAAGAAACGACGGTTATGAGATTGTCTTTATGGTTCTTGCTTACTAATAGATGATGACGCAGTTCTTTTCTTCAAGATCTTGACGATCGTCTGAAGGGCATTTGGCCTCCCTCGGGCAGTATATAAGGGGATTACTGAGTCCCTTCCAGCACAGTCGCCTCTCAAGCACTACACGATGATGtccaaggtaagagagagagagagagagagagagagagagagagagagagttgtaacaGTCTACTGGATTTGATATGCAGTTCAGATAACTCCAGCATGAATTATTTTACTAATAAGTGTGGTTATTATCTTCATGTCTAAACAATCTTCCGACCttcttaaatatatctttaattactttttctaatttttgacGGTTTGGCATCATTGTAGTTGCATATCAAGAATTTAttcctaaaatatatttctagtTCATTTATACGAATTTGTATTATCTTTCAATCTGGATATGTAACTTCAGTCTAAGgggaaaacttttaagaaaaataccTGGTTGAAATACATTTCACATAACGGATTCTTTAACCTAAGCTACGGCATTATGAATATTCCAATTACTCTTAGtgccatttataaaaaaaaaaatttaaattgctgaaaagatgaatgaataatttgATAAACTTCCAAAAGATTGTAAGGCTTTTGGTTTTAGGACTAATTATGCaggggtattttatttttttttttttttttttgcagccgaTTATCGCCACCTTAGCAATGGTCCTTTTCGGGATCGCAGCAGCTGATCCTGTTGCTGAACCCGAAGCCAAAGCTGATCCTGGATTCATTAGAGGATTtagtggaggatttggaggatttggaggccaaggattcggatatggaggctaccgtggaaagaggagcccagtagctgaaCCCGAAGCTGAACCTGGATTTATTCAACGTGGATTtagtggaggatttggaggatttggaggccaAGGATTCGGACATGGAGGCTACCGaggaaagaggagcccagtagctgaaCCCGAAGCTGAACCTGGATTTATTCAACGTGGAtttggaggaggatttggaggatttggaggccaaggattcggatatggaggctaccgtggaaagaggagcccagtagctgaaCCCGAAGCTGAGCCTGGATTTGTTCAACGTGGATTCGGTGGAGGATTAGGAGGATTTGGAGGCCAAGGATTCGGATATGGAGgctaccgtggaaagaggagcccagtagctgaaCCCGAAGCTGAGCCTGGATTTGTTCAACGTGGATTCGGTGGAGGATTAGGAGGATTTGGTCATTTCGGAGGAAGTAGATATTATGGTTAAGATAAAAATGTGAAGATTCCTCCATTTTCCTTGTGAATTTTAGCGAAATAAaccattatcaaaatatttattgctgtcattatcattacctaaaaaaagttaagaatggatgtttaattagtaaatatttcgcACTTATAAAATAATGAGCAATGGactatcaaaaaattattcatttaaaccTAAATTGGAAAGTAAAATGCACCATTTTAAATTAGAAACACCAGAAAAATTTTTCacgatatttcaaataaaattcaaactggttgttcctttatttatattcGGTAAGTAATAATGTATCTATCAATCATGTGaccttaaaaattatatatccaaATCCCTCCTAACATCCTGGGTGCCATGCAGGAATGGCGACATCTTGcccaaagagagacagacagagaaaaacaatCTTTTCTTGTTAAATTTGATTGTTGGTTCAGTGAAGCGCATTACTATTATCAAGAATATTATGTCTTCATTCCCTACGCTCTCGAGTACAGGGGTCGAATGGGAAAGGTCACTGACCCTTCCGTGTCGCTCTCTACTTCCTAGCACTGCGCCTGCGTCTTTGCTATAAGATCGGATGCGGCTTCCTTGCTTTAAATTTcgatatttttctcttcttcttttgcaACGAATGTTTGTTTTACCTAATATCCCTCACAACTTAAATTTGGAGCTGTTATTTTCCCTGcaacttgaaaatttttattttggtgggGATAGGGGTGGGAGTTAGGAAGCTTTTCACAATATCTGCTCATGTACGAGCTGACGATAGTAGCCTCTTTAATTCAAGAACCGGTTGCAGTTGTATTCCATTGTCTCACAGAGCGTGGGATAGTTAGCTGAAAAAAGTTAGGAAGTGTAGTCTAAAGATGCCTAAGTAAGCAACATCGCTCTGATCAGGATGTTGTTTGATAACACCAAATTACTTGTCATTATATTAACAACAAGAAACTGACTCAGACACGACAAGGTGCCTGTTCAGTTCTAAGGGAATGTCCCAGTAACAGGTCAAAAAGCCATGAAATGAGATATTCACTCTTTGATATAGAAGAGAGATCAGTCTAAGTTATACACAAGATATACAGTTCACCTATTAAAAACTGTAAAGATATTCGGCTGGAGTAATTCCAAGATCATACTGTTAGAAGGTATTGATCCTAACATAAAGAAATATTCTGCAAGATGATATAAAGGAATCTAATGAAAAAAGGTCTGAAGATTTATCTGCAAACTATCTCAATTTCACGTTATTGTTAGATCCATGAAAAAACGGTGTGTAGAGGGTGCTGAATAAAGGTACAGAGTGCTTCTTATCAATGAACTAAAGATAAGAAAGTGACTATATCAggggatataaaatttaaatacatgGGAATTAAAAACCAACTAAAATTTTCCTGTCCATATTAATCAAGTACTTTCGAGTTTCCTAACCAGAAGACAATTGCGGAGCACCAAGATCTTAAGGGTCCTCTGGGAGGGTGTCACTGTTCCTGCATGGCATCCAGGAGTTAGGAAGGATTTGGATATACCCATTTTTATGGTC
This DNA window, taken from Macrobrachium rosenbergii isolate ZJJX-2024 chromosome 4, ASM4041242v1, whole genome shotgun sequence, encodes the following:
- the LOC136829774 gene encoding ctenidin-1-like — protein: MMSKPIIATLAMVLFGIAAADPVAEPEAKADPGFIRGFSGGFGGFGGQGFGYGGYRGKRSPVAEPEAEPGFIQRGFSGGFGGFGGQGFGHGGYRGKRSPVAEPEAEPGFIQRGFGGGFGGFGGQGFGYGGYRGKRSPVAEPEAEPGFVQRGFGGGLGGFGGQGFGYGGYRGKRSPVAEPEAEPGFVQRGFGGGLGGFGHFGGSRYYG